The following proteins are co-located in the Silene latifolia isolate original U9 population chromosome 1, ASM4854445v1, whole genome shotgun sequence genome:
- the LOC141655564 gene encoding uncharacterized protein LOC141655564 has translation MIVGETEVEGDLVEGDDLFSDYIDETLNNINNQSCSQPMVGSDDESGSFVVFYPSVDFEKPICLKKGLLFPSVEILRKAVRQHAIENGYVPYFLLNDRKTVNIQCRYRCECNWNFKKSRMPKCACGEKKTLIAEKYLEVWRSDPGLSLIGTQSRVKLDYGMDVNYHKSWLARARAQLLIYGSSDEQETRVWDYVHNLKKYNPGSYAFVMVGRIERPPPVFQRMYISLKACIEGFVKGCRPLVGIDGCHIKGMYLGIILIVEAMDGNNNIFQIAWAVVEVENRDSLKWFLGLEEARMEEGAGITFTSDRQKGELKCALEEIKCLSTDVYHYVNGIPPIHWSRHAFSTTCKYSMILENLCEAFNAVLKAHPHLYGMAKKLVGIPCTHAMACIHNQRMKPIHFVEKAYTRETYLLAYTRVVNPMPGVSEWERTDHVQPLPPSMRKMPGRPSNKKRRKEADEGSKGKKAKRSVKCGNCGTLGHNIKSCKNAPSVTQSKNKGGRPPTNSALVKAVKKKSDAKKAKVTHDQTILSQTGSQPSLD, from the exons ATGATTGTTGGTGAAACTGAGGTGGAGGGTGATTTGGTAGAAGGAGATGATTTGTTTTCTGATTACATTGATGAAACACTAAACAATATAAATAATCAATCTTGCTCACAGCCCATGGTTG GTTCTGATGATGAGTCAGGTAGTTTTGTTGTTTTTTATCCAAGTGTGGATTTTGAGAAACCCATATGCTTGAAAAAAGGGCTTTTGTTTCCTTCAGTGGAGATTCTAAGGAAAGCTGTGAGGCAACATGCCATTGAAAATGGCTATGTGCCCTATTTTCTTCTTAATGACCGTAAAACGGTGAATATCCAATGCAGATATAGGTGTGAGTGTAATTGGAATTTCAAAAAATCTAGGATGCCTAAGTGTGCTTGTGGAGAAAAAAAAACCTT AATAGCTGAGAAGTACTTAGAGGTGTGGAGGTCAGATCCTGGTTTGTCTTTGATTGGTACGCAATCTAGGGTGAAGTTGGACTATGGTATGGATGTTAACTACCACAAAAGTTGGTTAGCCAGGGCTCGAGCCCAGTTATTGATTTATGGTAGTTCCGATGAGCAAGAAACCAGAGTTTGGGATTATGTACATAATCTTAAAAAGTATAACCCTGGGTCATATGCCTTTGTGATGGTTGGTCGTATTGAGAGACCTCCCCCTGTTTTCCAAAGAATGTATATTAGTCTAAAGGCTTGCATAGAAGGGTTTGTAAAAGGATGTAGGCCTTTAGTTGGCATAGATGGTTGTCATATTAAGGGAATGTACCTTGGTATAATCCTTATTGTTGAAGCCATGGATGGTAACAATAACATATTTCAAATAGCCTGGGCTGTTGTTGAGGTTGAAAATAGGGATAGTTTGAAGTGGTTCCTTGGCTTGGAGGAAGCTCGTATGGAGGAAGGAGCTGGCATCACTTTCACATCTGATAGGCAGAAG GGCGAATTAAAATGTGCCCTTGAGGAAATCAAATGCTTATCAACTGATGTGTACCACTATGTTAATGGGATTCCCCCTATCCATTGGAGTAGACATGCATTCTCAACAACCTGTAAGTATAGCATGATTTTGGAGAATTTATGTGAGGCTTTTAATGCGGTGTTAAAGGCCCATCCTCACTTGTATGGAATGGCTAAGAAG TTGGTTGGAATACCATGCACACATGCTATGGCTTGCATACACAACCAAAGGATGAAGCCTATACACTTTGTTGAGAAGGCATACACAAGGGAGACGTACTTGTTAGCCTATACCCGCGTTGTGAATCCAATGCCCGGAGTAAGCGAATGGGAGAGGACAGACCATGTGCAACCATTGCCTCCCTCCATGAGAAAGATGCCTGGGAGACCATCAAATAAGAAGCGAAGAAAGGAAGCTGATGAGGGATCTAAAGGAAAAAAAGCAAAGAGGTCAGTGAAGTGTGGCAATTGTGGAACACTTGGCCACAATATCAAAAGCTGTAAAAATGCACCATCTGTAACTCAATCAAAGAACAAAGGCGGAAGACCTCCAACTAATTCAGCTTTGGTAAAGGCGgtaaaaaagaaaagtgatgcaAAAAAGGCAAAAGTAACACATGATCAAACCATTTTGAGCCAAACTGGGAGCCAACCATCTTTGGATTAA
- the LOC141602260 gene encoding exosome complex component rrp40-like, which translates to MNPELSCTDASGKAAGFGPLNDGFMFETSTGLSRILLSSPPCPLLEGLGKKLSFEIAVGLNGRVWVNAESPAKVVLVCNAIMKSRSSSPGEQKVYVEKLLERV; encoded by the exons ATGAACCCAGAGTTATCGTGCACAGATG CAAGCGGCAAAGCAGCAGGATTTGGACCACTGAATGACGGTTTTATGTTTGAAACTTCAACTGGCCTTTCACGAAT CCTCCTGAGTTCTCCACCATGTCCACTTCTTGAGGGTCTTGGAAAGAAGCTATCTTTCGAAATTGCCGTGGGCTTAAATGGTCGTGTTTGG GTGAATGCTGAATCTCCAGCTAAGGTGGTACTCGTATGCAACGCAATCATGAAGTCAAGGTCTTCAAGCCCCGGAGAGCAGAAAGTTTATGTTGAGAAACTCCTTGAGAGAGTATAA